From Candidatus Palauibacter scopulicola, the proteins below share one genomic window:
- a CDS encoding GMC family oxidoreductase, with protein sequence MPSSHPRLKTAGSAPALRRRSQDTHDVIIVGSGAGGGMAAYVLACHGVRVLLLEAGRDYDPVSETPMFQLPADAPLRAAGTADKPFGFYDATVDGGWRVPGEPYTSAEGVNFMWWRARMLGGRTNHWGRISLRMGPYDFKPYSRDGLGFDWPMTYDDLAPWYDRTEAFIGVYGSSEGLENTPDSSDGILQPPPAPRAYELLAKKACGDLGIPVVPAHIAILTEAQDAEGLSRMLWPGNALAQRVTRDAMRGRAPCYWATPCGRGCSIKANFQSPTVCLPPAQATGNLTTITDAMVREVTLDARGRASGVHYVDKKARADRHAAAPVVILAASALESARILLNSRSSPFPDGLANGSGLVGKYIMDTVGAGVSGQIPALEYLPRHAEEGASAMHMYMPWWLYGEQAAGRLDFARGYHIEFGGGQRMPGYGAFSGIEPLTEGAYGQRFKEECRRYYGSFTYFDGRGEMIPNEDCYCEIDPGVVDQWGIPVLRFHWKWSDHELNQARHMQQTFAGIIEEMGGQVLSTVQTDGARAILAPGQIIHEVGGVRMGDRPENSVLNQYCQSWEVPNLFVMDGGPFVSNADKNPTLSIMAIAWRSSEYLVDQLRQGAL encoded by the coding sequence ATGCCTTCATCGCACCCGCGTCTGAAAACAGCCGGTTCGGCGCCCGCGTTACGGCGGCGCAGCCAGGACACCCACGACGTCATCATCGTCGGCTCCGGGGCGGGGGGCGGGATGGCCGCCTACGTGCTCGCCTGCCACGGCGTCCGGGTCCTGCTCCTCGAAGCGGGTCGGGACTACGACCCCGTGTCGGAGACCCCGATGTTCCAGCTCCCGGCCGACGCGCCGCTCCGGGCCGCGGGGACCGCGGACAAGCCGTTCGGCTTCTACGACGCGACCGTGGACGGGGGCTGGCGCGTCCCAGGCGAACCCTACACGAGCGCCGAAGGGGTCAACTTCATGTGGTGGCGGGCGCGCATGCTCGGCGGGCGGACGAACCACTGGGGCCGGATCTCGCTCCGCATGGGCCCCTACGACTTCAAACCCTACAGCCGGGATGGGCTCGGGTTCGACTGGCCGATGACGTACGACGACCTCGCGCCGTGGTACGACCGCACCGAGGCCTTCATCGGCGTCTACGGTTCGAGCGAGGGGCTCGAGAACACGCCCGACTCCTCCGACGGGATCCTCCAGCCGCCGCCCGCCCCGCGCGCCTACGAACTGCTCGCGAAAAAGGCCTGCGGAGACCTCGGGATCCCGGTCGTCCCCGCGCACATCGCGATCCTCACGGAAGCGCAGGACGCCGAGGGGCTGTCGCGGATGCTGTGGCCGGGCAACGCGCTGGCCCAGCGGGTGACGCGCGACGCCATGCGCGGCCGCGCGCCCTGCTACTGGGCGACGCCGTGCGGGCGCGGCTGCTCGATCAAGGCCAACTTCCAGTCGCCGACCGTCTGCCTGCCGCCGGCGCAGGCGACCGGCAACCTCACCACGATCACCGACGCCATGGTGCGCGAGGTGACGCTCGATGCGCGGGGACGGGCGAGCGGGGTCCACTACGTCGACAAGAAGGCGCGCGCGGACCGCCATGCCGCGGCCCCGGTCGTCATCCTCGCGGCCAGCGCCCTCGAGTCCGCCCGCATCCTCCTCAACTCCCGCAGTTCGCCGTTCCCCGATGGCCTGGCGAATGGGAGCGGCCTCGTCGGCAAGTACATCATGGACACCGTGGGCGCCGGCGTGTCCGGCCAGATCCCGGCGCTCGAGTACCTGCCGCGGCACGCCGAGGAGGGGGCCTCGGCGATGCACATGTACATGCCGTGGTGGCTGTACGGCGAGCAGGCGGCGGGACGCCTCGATTTCGCGCGCGGCTACCATATCGAGTTCGGCGGCGGGCAGCGGATGCCCGGCTACGGCGCCTTCAGCGGCATCGAGCCGCTCACGGAGGGCGCCTACGGGCAGCGCTTCAAGGAGGAGTGCCGCCGCTACTACGGTTCGTTCACCTACTTCGACGGGCGCGGCGAGATGATCCCCAACGAAGACTGCTACTGCGAGATCGATCCCGGCGTCGTCGATCAGTGGGGCATCCCCGTGCTCCGGTTCCACTGGAAGTGGTCCGACCACGAACTCAACCAGGCTCGGCACATGCAGCAGACGTTTGCCGGGATCATCGAGGAGATGGGCGGGCAAGTGCTCTCGACGGTGCAGACGGACGGCGCCCGCGCGATCCTGGCGCCCGGCCAGATCATCCACGAGGTGGGCGGCGTGCGGATGGGAGACCGGCCGGAGAACTCGGTGCTCAACCAGTACTGCCAGTCGTGGGAGGTCCCGAATCTGTTCGTGATGGACGGCGGGCCCTTCGTCTCCAACGCGGACAAGAACCCCACGCTCTCCATCATGGCGATCGCCTGGCGGTCCTCCGAGTACCTCGTGGATCAACTTCGGCAGGGAGCGCTCTGA
- a CDS encoding P1 family peptidase — translation MFFLPRTGSARRRPVAPMPAAAGALTAAVLAAGALAAAPLGAQTPPRARDLGIPFPGEPGALNAITDVAGVRVGHATIIEGEGALVVGEGPVRTGVTAVLPRTASYEPVFAGWYSLNGNGEMTGTTWVEESGFLEGPVMITNTHSVGDVHQAVIEWSRDAEANHPIAPGIWWSLPLVAETWDGRLNDINGFHVGKEHVFAAIESAASGAVTEGAVGGGTGMVCNSFKGGIGTSSRLVGDYTVGVLVQCNYGRRPELLIAGVPVGRELLDWTPPGGADGSADAGAFDGLGSIIVVVATDAPLLPHQLKRLARRAPIGIGRMGGYGANSSGDIFIAFSTANGGAWSRGENTTVEMMSNDAISPLLLATAQATEEAITNAMVAGRTMVGRDGNMVPGLPHDEVRRILAAHNRLERP, via the coding sequence ATGTTCTTCTTGCCGCGAACGGGATCGGCCCGCCGGCGCCCCGTCGCGCCGATGCCGGCCGCCGCCGGAGCGCTCACCGCCGCGGTCCTCGCCGCCGGAGCGCTGGCCGCCGCCCCCCTCGGCGCCCAGACGCCGCCGCGGGCGCGGGATCTCGGGATCCCGTTCCCGGGGGAGCCCGGGGCCTTGAACGCGATTACCGATGTGGCCGGCGTCCGGGTCGGGCACGCGACGATCATCGAAGGGGAGGGGGCGCTCGTCGTCGGGGAGGGCCCCGTGCGCACGGGCGTGACCGCCGTGCTCCCGCGCACGGCGAGCTACGAACCCGTCTTCGCCGGCTGGTACTCGCTGAACGGGAACGGCGAAATGACGGGGACGACCTGGGTCGAGGAATCGGGCTTCCTCGAGGGTCCCGTGATGATCACCAATACCCACAGCGTGGGGGATGTCCACCAGGCGGTCATCGAGTGGTCGCGGGACGCGGAGGCGAACCACCCCATCGCGCCGGGCATCTGGTGGAGCCTGCCGCTGGTAGCGGAGACCTGGGACGGGCGGCTCAACGACATCAACGGGTTCCACGTTGGCAAAGAGCACGTGTTCGCGGCGATCGAGAGCGCCGCCTCGGGCGCCGTCACGGAGGGGGCGGTCGGCGGCGGGACCGGCATGGTGTGCAATTCGTTCAAGGGCGGCATCGGGACCTCGTCCCGGCTCGTCGGGGACTACACCGTCGGCGTGCTCGTGCAGTGCAACTACGGGCGACGGCCGGAATTGCTGATCGCGGGCGTGCCGGTGGGGCGGGAACTCCTCGACTGGACGCCGCCCGGCGGCGCCGACGGATCGGCGGACGCGGGCGCCTTCGACGGTCTCGGTTCGATCATCGTCGTCGTCGCGACGGATGCTCCGCTGCTGCCGCACCAGTTGAAACGGCTCGCGCGCCGGGCGCCGATCGGGATCGGGCGCATGGGGGGCTACGGGGCGAACAGCTCCGGAGACATCTTCATCGCCTTCTCGACGGCGAACGGCGGGGCGTGGAGCCGGGGCGAGAACACGACCGTCGAGATGATGTCGAACGACGCCATCTCGCCGCTGCTGCTCGCCACGGCCCAGGCCACGGAGGAGGCGATCACGAACGCGATGGTGGCGGGACGGACGATGGTGGGGCGGGACGGAAACATGGTACCGGGACTCCCGCACGACGAGGTGCGGCGTATCCTCGCCGCGCACAATCGATTGGAGAGGCCCTAG
- a CDS encoding TVP38/TMEM64 family protein, whose translation MVPGLGRNKRRASAAAWIALLLAVLAPGAAECAVDARSARAGPEFGAPATLVAAAPIPAQTAQASEPAASESASEQELGFLARLVTWLRETTAGLGWLGPFFFGLFYALAVVLFVPGSALTIAGGVTFGLALGTLTVFVGANIGAALAFLIARYVLRDRVEKLLANRPALRAIDRAVETQGWRIVFLTRLSPVFPFSAQNYFYGLTGVTFPQYVAASLVGMFPGTLLYVYIGAAGAEVAEASGGAASWGQTALLVAGLAATAAVVVLVTRVARRELQKALAEVEDTA comes from the coding sequence GTGGTTCCCGGGCTGGGGCGAAACAAGCGAAGGGCTTCGGCGGCCGCCTGGATCGCGCTCCTTCTCGCGGTGCTCGCGCCGGGGGCGGCCGAGTGCGCAGTCGATGCCCGGTCGGCCCGCGCGGGTCCGGAGTTCGGCGCCCCCGCCACCCTCGTGGCCGCCGCGCCGATCCCCGCACAGACGGCCCAGGCTTCGGAGCCCGCGGCTTCGGAGTCCGCGTCGGAGCAGGAACTGGGCTTTCTGGCGCGACTCGTCACCTGGCTGCGCGAGACCACCGCGGGGCTAGGGTGGCTGGGACCCTTCTTCTTCGGACTCTTCTACGCGCTCGCCGTGGTGCTCTTCGTGCCGGGTTCGGCGCTGACCATCGCCGGCGGCGTCACCTTCGGCCTCGCGCTCGGCACGCTCACCGTGTTCGTGGGCGCGAACATCGGGGCCGCGCTCGCCTTCCTCATCGCCCGCTACGTGCTGCGCGACCGCGTCGAGAAGCTCCTCGCCAACCGCCCGGCGCTGCGGGCGATCGACCGCGCGGTCGAGACGCAGGGTTGGCGCATCGTTTTCCTCACCCGGCTCTCGCCGGTCTTTCCGTTCAGCGCGCAGAACTACTTCTACGGCCTCACCGGCGTGACATTCCCCCAATACGTCGCAGCCTCGCTCGTGGGAATGTTCCCGGGGACGCTCCTCTACGTGTACATCGGCGCGGCCGGAGCGGAGGTGGCCGAGGCGTCCGGCGGCGCGGCGAGTTGGGGGCAGACCGCCCTGCTCGTGGCCGGCCTCGCCGCCACGGCGGCCGT